DNA from Synechococcus elongatus PCC 6301:
GCTTCCGCTTCTGTCTGAAGTTGCCGCGATCGCTCAGCCATGCCGGTCCCTTGGCCGCCCAAATTGAAGCCGCGGCGGCTTTCCGTCGGCAACTGCAACCCCTGGGTGATCGCCTCGGCCCTGCCTTTCTGCAACTGCCGCCCCGCTATGGTCCCGGTGCGATCGCCGATCTCTCCCAGTTTCTGGCTGCTTGGCCGGTAGTTCAATGGCCCTTGGCCGTTGAACCCCGTCATCCCGACTGGTTCCAGCCCCAGCCGCGTCAAGCGCTCAATCAATTGTTGCAACGCTATGGCTGTGGCCGAGTCCTGCTCGATACCCGTCCTGTTTATAACGGTGTAGATGATCCCCAAGTGACGAGTGATCGCCGCAAACCTCAGCTACCGCTGCATCCAGATGTGATCGGAGAGTACGCCTTAGTGCGCTTCATCAGCCATCCCGATCGCGATCGTAATCCGGCTTACCTCGCGGAATGGCAGGAGCGGATCCGCCACTGGCTCGCGCAGGGAATCACGGTCTATTTCTTTGTCCACTGCCCCCAAGAAATTTACTCGCCTGCCACTGCGATCGCCTTCCAAGCGCAGCTAGAGAGGGCTGGGATCCCCATCCTGTCTCTCCCGACTCCACCGGCTCCTGCCCAACAGCAGTTGAGCCTCTTCTCCTGACACCCCAGGAAGCCATGCTGTCAGAAACCGCTTATGATGGGAACTGATAGAGCTGTCGGCTTTTATCGCGCGATTCGCATCTTTCAGCGAAATTGCTGTCGGTCTACCGCAGCTTTTGGAGGAGTGGGTAAGTGTTTGCCCGCTTTTTTTATTGACAGTTAACCATGGCTCATCCGCTTATTCCTGCCATTTTGGATCTGGCACGTCCCATTGCCGACGACCTCGACTTAGAGGTTGTCCAAGCGGTCTTTCACACCAACCAAAGCCCCCCTATCCTCCGCCTCGATATTCGGAGCCGTGTCGGGGATACCGGTCTTGAAGATTGTGAGCGAATGAGCCGGAGTTTCGAACTAGCACTTGATGAGGCCAACATCATTCCTGATGCCTACGTGCTGGAAATTTCTAGCCCTGGCCTCTCCGACACCCTTGAAAGCGATCGCGACTTTCTCTCCTTCAAAGGCTTTCCTGTCCAGGTGACCAGTCGCTCTCCCAACGACGACACTGTCGAGCAGCAAGGCACGCTCCTCGGTCGAGATGCAGATTCTGTCTATCTCAATAAACGGGGACGGACCGTCCGGATTGCCCGCAGTCAGGTGCTGGAAGTCAAGCTGATTGAACAGCTTTAGCGATCGCCCCACAACGTTGCTTTTGTCCTTACGCTCACTCCTTGGAGGCTCTCCCTATGTCAATGGTCACCCTGCCCGGCCTAGAGCAGCTGATCTACGCCATTAGCGAGCAAAAAAAACTGCCCGCCAATGTCATTGAAGAAGCCCTCAAAGAAGCCTTGCTCAAGGGCTACGAGCGCTATCGCCGTACCCAGCAGATGGGTGAGCAGTTTGAAGAAGACTACTTCGACAACATTGACGTTGAACTCGATGTCGAACAGGAAGGCTTTCGGGTACTGGCAACCAAAACCATCGTCAATCAGGTCGAAAATCCTGACCATCAGATTGCCCTCGCCGATGTTCAGGAAGTGGCTCCAGATGCCCAAGCAGGCGAAATCGTCGTTCTAGATGTCACACCCGATAAAGACGACTTTGGGCGAATGGCGGCTATTCAGACTAAGCAAGTCCTGTCGCAAAAACTGCGCGATCACCAGCGCAAACTGATCCAAGAAGAGTTCCAAGATCTAGAAGATCCGGTCTTGATGGCCAAGGTGCTGCGCTTCGAGCGCCAGTCTGTGATCTTGGGGGTCAGCAGTGGTTTAGGACGTCCTGAAGTCGAGGCAGAACTGCCCCGTCGCGAACAACTGCCCAACGACAACTACCGGGCCAACGCCACCTTCCGC
Protein-coding regions in this window:
- a CDS encoding DUF72 domain-containing protein, with product MTDRFWLGCAVWAYRNWVGSFYPPGTGSDAFLRCYGERLTAVEGNTTFYSIPSTETVQRWRQETPDRFRFCLKLPRSLSHAGPLAAQIEAAAAFRRQLQPLGDRLGPAFLQLPPRYGPGAIADLSQFLAAWPVVQWPLAVEPRHPDWFQPQPRQALNQLLQRYGCGRVLLDTRPVYNGVDDPQVTSDRRKPQLPLHPDVIGEYALVRFISHPDRDRNPAYLAEWQERIRHWLAQGITVYFFVHCPQEIYSPATAIAFQAQLERAGIPILSLPTPPAPAQQQLSLFS
- the rimP gene encoding ribosome maturation factor RimP, which encodes MAHPLIPAILDLARPIADDLDLEVVQAVFHTNQSPPILRLDIRSRVGDTGLEDCERMSRSFELALDEANIIPDAYVLEISSPGLSDTLESDRDFLSFKGFPVQVTSRSPNDDTVEQQGTLLGRDADSVYLNKRGRTVRIARSQVLEVKLIEQL